The Fictibacillus phosphorivorans genomic sequence TAAGATTCTTCAACGAATATAAGGTTTGGTAACAGATTTAATTCCTTATAATGAATAAGGAAATTTGCTTCTGATTCAACAACTTGTGCTTCATTGATCTTAACCACATATTTTTTCTCATCTATGTAAAGGAGGTACAGTTCACTTACAGTTCCACCACTCAATTGTTTATATTCGGTCGGTTCATGATCGATAATATTGTTTAAGTGAAGTTCCTCAATAATTTCTTCAATGTTCCTCATTGTTTCTACCTGCTTTCAATAATGGCTACTTTTGTTTGCTGTAAGGGGATGAACATTTTTATGTTTTTAAGAAATCAAAAGATACGTCGAATAGAAGAAATATACTAAAATGAGCCTTCTATTCCTCGCCTGTTTCTTAATGATAAATAATTACAATTATTTCAAATCAAAGGAAACAGTGCAATTATTTATTTAAAGAATGATAGATCAATATCTTCATATATCCAATATAAGCCACTGTTCCTAAAGAAATAGGCGGCTTATTATAGTTTCCATCTAATGTTTTTTAATCAACCTTAAATGATAGATTGATTGCTTTTCGTTTGACCGTTTACCATACTGAGATAGATCTTCCGTAACTCCAACTTCTTTCGGACGAGCTGCTTGATCTCAAACGGTAGGAGCTGAGCAATCATCTTACCGAATGGTCTTCCAATATCTTTGTGGTTCCAGTTCGCGATCGGTTTTCCCTGATGATCAAACACTTGAATCCTTGCATTGTTCCGGTCTGCTACATAGATGTTTTCTTCATCATCACTACTGATTCCATGGGGAAGGTTAAATTCTCCTAAATGCTTACCTAACTTGTTGACTTGCCACTCTAACTTTCCGTCACGGTTGAACTTTGCTATCCGGTGGTTTCTGTAACCATCCGCAACCACAAAAGAACCTTCCTTTAAGACTGTGAGATCTGTAGGTCGAGCGAATACACACATGTTTAGTCATAAACATCAAATAAAAAAACACTCAGGAAAAATGAGCGTTTTCATATAATTTCTTAAGATTTAGGTTACATCTATAACTGATTAGTTTGAAAGTATTCTTACATGCATCCCTCTTGAAGCTTTCTCATATGCCTCGTTACTCATGACCCTTACATGTTCAGATAGTTCTGATACTGGTTTTAATTCATAATTATTCCCTACCTATTGCCTTACAGTTCATTAAAAAAGGCACTTCTCCTTCTGGAAGAAATGCACTCAATTTTTTCATTTTACAGACCTCGTAGACGTAATACTAATTTTCAACCTCTGACCCTAAAGATCATTTGAAAGCATCAAGAGCTACCTTTGCAGCTTCTGCTATAAGTTCATTCTCATAGGTGGCATTCTGGGTATCACGGCTAGATAGGATGGCAATGATGATGGGTTCTCTATTCGGCGGCCAAACGATAGCAATATCGTTTCGCGTCCCATAGTCTCCTGCTCCTGTTTTATCGCCTACCTCCCACCCCTTAGGTACAGCCGCGCGAATCAGTTCGTCTCCAGTAGTATTTCTCT encodes the following:
- a CDS encoding 6-bladed beta-propeller; translation: MCVFARPTDLTVLKEGSFVVADGYRNHRIAKFNRDGKLEWQVNKLGKHLGEFNLPHGISSDDEENIYVADRNNARIQVFDHQGKPIANWNHKDIGRPFGKMIAQLLPFEIKQLVRKKLELRKIYLSMVNGQTKSNQSII